A stretch of the Agrobacterium vitis genome encodes the following:
- a CDS encoding electron transfer flavoprotein subunit alpha/FixB family protein, with translation MAILLLAEHDNASLNDQTAKALSAASKIGGEVHVLVAGSGANAAADAAAKLSGVSKVLLADDAGLADNLAEPLAALIVSLAGSYDVIIAPATASAKNVMPRVAALLDVAQVSEIIEVVSADTFKRPIYAGNAIQTVQSTDAKKVITVRTASFQAAGEGGSAAVETVSAAANPGVSSFVSDALSSSERPDLTSAKIIISGGRALGSSEKFKEVILPVADKLGAAVGASRAAVDAGYAPNDWQVGQTGKVVAPQLYIAAGISGAIQHLAGMKDSKVIVAINKDEEAPIFQVADYGIVGDLFEILPALKNAI, from the coding sequence ATGGCCATTCTTCTTCTGGCAGAACACGACAATGCAAGCCTCAACGACCAGACAGCCAAGGCCCTGAGCGCAGCCTCCAAGATCGGTGGCGAGGTGCACGTGCTGGTCGCTGGTTCGGGTGCCAATGCTGCTGCCGATGCCGCTGCGAAACTCTCCGGCGTCTCCAAGGTGCTGCTCGCCGACGACGCAGGCCTTGCCGACAACCTGGCTGAACCGCTGGCAGCACTGATCGTTTCGCTCGCCGGTTCCTATGACGTGATCATCGCGCCGGCGACCGCATCGGCGAAAAACGTCATGCCGCGCGTTGCAGCCCTGCTCGACGTCGCGCAGGTTTCGGAAATCATCGAAGTGGTGTCCGCCGACACGTTCAAGCGCCCGATCTATGCCGGCAACGCCATCCAGACGGTCCAGTCGACAGACGCCAAAAAGGTGATCACGGTGCGCACAGCCTCCTTCCAGGCCGCAGGCGAAGGTGGTTCGGCTGCTGTCGAGACCGTTTCGGCTGCTGCTAACCCGGGTGTCTCCTCCTTCGTTTCCGACGCGCTCTCCTCGTCGGAACGTCCGGACCTGACCTCGGCCAAGATCATCATCTCCGGCGGTCGCGCACTCGGGTCCTCGGAAAAGTTCAAGGAAGTCATCCTGCCGGTTGCCGACAAGCTCGGCGCAGCGGTCGGCGCATCGCGCGCGGCAGTCGATGCGGGTTATGCCCCGAACGACTGGCAGGTCGGCCAGACCGGCAAGGTCGTCGCGCCGCAGCTTTATATCGCGGCCGGCATTTCCGGTGCCATCCAGCATCTGGCCGGCATGAAAGATTCCAAAGTGATCGTCGCCATCAACAAGGACGAGGAAGCCCCGATCTTCCAGGTTGCCGATTACGGTATCGTCGGCGATCTCTTCGAAATCCTGCCGGCATTGAAGAACGCCATCTAA
- a CDS encoding 3-hydroxyacyl-CoA dehydrogenase NAD-binding domain-containing protein yields MTNPERNSHLARTLVGTLVKGKIGIITIDNPPVNALGADLRYALFAALRGFESAEEIKAVAIVCAGRTFVAGADIGELGTARQLEYPQLPDICAFLESMSKPVVAAIHGTAFGGGLELTLPCHFRIMTSDASVGLTEVKLGFIPGSGGTVRLPRLVGPEKAVEMIVTGKGISAAEALEFGLVDKIVTGDLSQASEIFLQDVISSGAPLLPTRSKDAKVNATLRDPAQFQAISDRLLAKSKGGRAQAACVEAVRRAFTLPFDEALKIEREIFTSLVTSPESKALRHLFFAQRDATKIPGVPKDTAPRDVRHIGIVGGGTMGGGIAMAFANAGYAVTILELNSEALERGLKTIHNNYAVSVSRGSLSEDARQQRIALIAGVTDYAALGHCDLIIEAVVEDLAVKKKVFESLAAVAKPSAIIATNTSYLDVDALASSSGRPVDVVGLHFFSPANVMPLLEIVRGKQTSPDVIRTAVKVGQKIGKVPVVVGVCHGFVGNRMLSARSAELEYLLLEGSSPAEVDRAFTDFGWPMGPFQMYDLSGLDIGWLNRRSRGLKAPIADALCEMGRFGQKAGKGWYAYEPSSRSPKADPAVAELIETEARKQGIARRKIGAEEIVERTLLPLINEGTKILEENVASRKSDIDLIWVNGYGFPKTLGGPMYWAEAKGMSVVAQRLKYWFDATGRAVFEPSKTLREL; encoded by the coding sequence ATGACTAACCCAGAACGCAATTCTCATCTCGCTCGCACGCTGGTCGGCACGTTGGTTAAGGGCAAGATTGGCATTATTACTATCGACAACCCTCCAGTGAATGCGCTCGGGGCCGACCTCCGTTACGCGCTATTTGCCGCCCTGAGAGGCTTCGAGAGCGCTGAGGAAATCAAGGCCGTAGCGATCGTCTGCGCAGGCCGGACGTTCGTTGCTGGTGCCGACATCGGCGAACTGGGTACGGCGCGGCAGCTCGAATACCCGCAGCTTCCAGATATTTGCGCGTTTCTCGAATCCATGAGCAAACCCGTTGTGGCAGCAATCCATGGAACCGCTTTCGGAGGCGGGCTTGAACTTACGCTCCCTTGTCATTTTCGTATCATGACATCCGATGCGTCAGTCGGATTGACGGAAGTAAAGCTCGGCTTTATCCCCGGCAGCGGTGGAACTGTCAGACTACCTCGACTTGTCGGGCCTGAAAAGGCCGTTGAGATGATCGTGACCGGGAAAGGCATCTCTGCTGCGGAGGCGTTGGAATTTGGTCTGGTGGACAAGATCGTTACCGGTGACTTGTCCCAAGCGTCCGAGATCTTCCTGCAGGACGTGATCTCGTCGGGCGCTCCGCTCCTTCCCACTCGATCGAAAGATGCGAAAGTCAATGCGACACTTCGCGATCCAGCACAGTTTCAAGCGATAAGCGATCGGCTCTTGGCGAAGAGCAAGGGTGGGCGAGCACAAGCGGCGTGTGTTGAGGCTGTTCGTAGAGCTTTCACCTTGCCGTTTGATGAGGCCTTGAAGATCGAACGCGAGATATTCACATCGCTTGTAACGAGCCCTGAATCGAAGGCGCTGCGCCACCTTTTTTTCGCCCAGAGGGACGCCACCAAAATACCAGGTGTGCCAAAAGATACGGCCCCGCGAGACGTTCGGCATATCGGGATCGTTGGCGGCGGAACAATGGGTGGTGGGATCGCGATGGCTTTTGCAAATGCTGGCTATGCGGTGACAATCCTTGAACTGAATAGCGAAGCGCTCGAGCGCGGACTGAAGACCATACACAACAATTATGCAGTCTCTGTTTCCCGCGGCTCCCTTTCGGAGGATGCACGGCAACAGCGGATAGCCCTTATCGCGGGCGTGACAGACTACGCAGCGCTCGGTCATTGCGATTTGATAATCGAAGCAGTCGTCGAGGACCTCGCGGTCAAGAAGAAGGTCTTCGAAAGCTTAGCCGCAGTTGCCAAACCATCAGCAATCATTGCGACCAATACTTCCTATCTGGATGTTGACGCTCTGGCCTCGAGCTCCGGCAGGCCGGTGGATGTCGTCGGCCTGCATTTCTTCTCTCCAGCGAACGTCATGCCGCTCCTTGAAATTGTGCGAGGAAAGCAAACGTCCCCTGATGTGATCAGAACGGCGGTCAAGGTCGGCCAAAAGATCGGTAAAGTCCCTGTTGTTGTCGGTGTATGCCACGGTTTTGTCGGCAACCGCATGCTCTCCGCCAGATCGGCGGAACTTGAGTATCTTTTGCTCGAGGGGAGCAGTCCGGCGGAAGTCGATCGGGCGTTCACGGATTTTGGTTGGCCGATGGGGCCGTTCCAGATGTACGATCTTTCCGGCCTCGATATCGGTTGGCTAAACCGAAGGTCCAGGGGCTTGAAGGCGCCGATTGCGGATGCTCTTTGCGAGATGGGGCGCTTTGGGCAGAAGGCTGGAAAAGGTTGGTACGCGTATGAGCCGTCATCGCGTAGTCCGAAGGCCGATCCTGCTGTCGCCGAGTTGATTGAAACCGAAGCTCGAAAGCAAGGGATTGCCCGGCGGAAGATCGGTGCAGAAGAGATCGTGGAGCGCACACTGCTGCCTCTGATCAATGAAGGCACCAAAATCCTTGAAGAAAATGTTGCCAGCCGGAAGTCGGACATCGATCTGATTTGGGTGAACGGGTATGGCTTCCCCAAAACCCTCGGCGGCCCGATGTATTGGGCTGAGGCGAAAGGAATGTCTGTAGTCGCTCAGCGGCTCAAATACTGGTTCGACGCCACCGGTCGCGCCGTTTTCGAGCCCTCGAAAACCTTGCGGGAATTATAG
- the pcaF gene encoding 3-oxoadipyl-CoA thiolase, with protein MRDAFICEYIRTPIGRFGGALSSVRPDDLAAVPLRAMMLANPVVDWEAVDDVIFGCANQAGEDNRNVARMALLLAGLPTSVSATTMNRLCGSGMDAVITGARAIRAGEADMIIAGGVESMSRAPFVMPKADFAFSRNAEIYDTTIGWRFVNPLMKSQYGVESMPDTAENVAEDYGVTREDQDAFAVRSQAKAAAAQANGRLRLEITSVTIPQRKGDPIVVDKDEHPRVTTTEALAKLATPFKKQGGTVTAGNASGVNDGAAALIVASDAAVKKYRLTPIARILGGATAGVPPRVMGIGPVPASRKLMARLGMNQSQFDVIELNEAFASQGLAVLRELQIADDDSRVNRNGGAIALGHPLGMSGVRIVGTAAQELQSTGGRYALSTMCVGVGQGIAIAIERV; from the coding sequence ATGCGTGACGCGTTTATTTGTGAGTATATCCGAACCCCAATCGGTCGGTTTGGCGGCGCCCTGTCCTCGGTCCGTCCTGACGATCTGGCGGCGGTTCCGCTAAGGGCTATGATGTTGGCAAACCCGGTCGTAGATTGGGAAGCGGTCGACGACGTCATTTTCGGCTGCGCCAATCAGGCTGGCGAAGACAATCGTAATGTTGCGCGTATGGCGCTGCTGCTTGCCGGCCTGCCCACATCGGTGTCGGCCACGACAATGAATCGTCTCTGCGGCTCCGGCATGGACGCCGTCATCACAGGCGCACGCGCCATCCGCGCCGGTGAAGCTGACATGATCATTGCAGGCGGCGTTGAAAGCATGTCTCGCGCGCCTTTCGTGATGCCAAAAGCAGACTTCGCTTTCTCGCGCAACGCGGAGATCTACGACACGACGATCGGGTGGCGCTTCGTCAACCCACTGATGAAAAGCCAGTACGGTGTAGAGTCCATGCCTGATACGGCCGAGAACGTTGCTGAAGACTACGGCGTGACGCGCGAGGATCAAGATGCGTTCGCGGTCCGGTCTCAGGCAAAAGCCGCAGCCGCTCAAGCGAATGGCCGTCTCAGGCTGGAGATCACTTCCGTGACCATTCCGCAGCGCAAGGGAGATCCGATCGTTGTCGACAAGGACGAACATCCGCGCGTAACCACAACTGAGGCACTTGCGAAACTTGCAACACCCTTCAAAAAGCAAGGCGGCACCGTAACGGCAGGGAATGCGTCGGGCGTGAATGACGGCGCTGCGGCTTTGATCGTAGCCTCAGACGCCGCAGTGAAAAAATACCGCCTGACGCCGATCGCCCGTATACTTGGTGGTGCAACCGCGGGCGTGCCGCCCCGAGTTATGGGCATCGGCCCAGTTCCTGCCTCGCGGAAACTGATGGCGCGGCTCGGTATGAACCAAAGTCAGTTCGACGTGATCGAACTCAACGAGGCCTTCGCCTCTCAAGGGCTTGCCGTTCTGCGGGAGTTGCAAATCGCCGATGACGATTCCCGCGTCAATCGCAATGGCGGCGCTATTGCACTCGGCCACCCCCTCGGCATGTCCGGTGTTCGTATCGTCGGAACAGCCGCTCAAGAGCTTCAATCAACGGGCGGGCGCTACGCTTTGTCCACGATGTGCGTTGGCGTTGGACAGGGTATTGCAATCGCAATAGAGCGGGTGTGA
- a CDS encoding pyridoxal-phosphate-dependent aminotransferase family protein, with protein MTQGKASNVLKLDQGEKPWVMKPTTVLNMSTGPVEVSRHVLSAQLADLLTPHTEKFWAAHDETLALLGRVLRTQSRVLMMHGSIRTGIDLALANFIRPGTKVLCIVNGFWGELIAQWSERYGAEVTRLNHELLEPVDVQRVSEAVRASKFDLVTLVHVETNSGIVNPVEEVGKLLSATDTLYFVDTACSVGAMRVETDAWDIDIQTTGSHKCLSAVPGLAVVSVSEKAWAKLATIEPVGTYFEFRSWWRNTVERASVPPFTQPSTLVLALRAALQEIDVFGIEAWWELHERVADGFISEIRDIGFRLLLDDGPAANNRRLYSDTVIAVRYPEHIDDEKFRRVLLDDFGIFVIGNVGEFAGKSFRAGLMSAAQMQPVNVYGALAAFRETAASARCWK; from the coding sequence ATGACGCAAGGCAAAGCTTCGAACGTTCTCAAGCTGGACCAGGGTGAGAAGCCGTGGGTCATGAAGCCTACGACGGTTCTGAACATGTCGACGGGACCCGTGGAGGTCTCGCGCCACGTCTTGAGTGCTCAATTGGCAGACCTGCTGACACCTCACACGGAAAAATTCTGGGCGGCACACGACGAGACGTTGGCTCTGCTTGGACGTGTTTTGCGCACTCAGTCTAGGGTCCTCATGATGCATGGCTCGATCCGTACAGGGATCGATCTGGCCCTTGCAAACTTTATACGGCCGGGAACCAAGGTCCTGTGCATCGTCAACGGATTCTGGGGGGAACTCATCGCCCAATGGTCCGAACGATACGGCGCTGAGGTCACTCGGCTGAACCATGAATTGCTCGAGCCGGTGGACGTGCAAAGGGTTTCAGAAGCGGTCAGGGCGAGCAAGTTCGACCTCGTCACCCTGGTCCACGTCGAAACGAACTCAGGCATCGTAAATCCGGTAGAGGAAGTTGGCAAACTCCTCTCCGCAACGGATACCCTATATTTCGTTGACACGGCGTGCTCGGTTGGCGCGATGCGCGTGGAAACCGATGCTTGGGACATCGATATTCAAACGACAGGCTCTCATAAGTGCCTTTCGGCGGTGCCTGGCCTGGCGGTCGTATCTGTTTCCGAGAAGGCATGGGCAAAACTTGCCACTATAGAGCCCGTTGGCACTTATTTCGAGTTTCGCAGCTGGTGGCGCAATACTGTCGAGCGCGCTTCAGTGCCGCCGTTCACGCAACCATCTACGCTTGTTCTGGCGCTGCGTGCCGCGCTGCAGGAGATCGATGTCTTCGGTATCGAGGCATGGTGGGAACTCCACGAGCGGGTCGCCGACGGGTTCATAAGCGAGATCCGGGACATCGGCTTCCGGCTTCTCCTTGATGATGGACCAGCGGCAAACAATCGCCGCCTCTATTCGGACACGGTTATTGCCGTCAGATATCCGGAACACATCGACGACGAAAAATTCAGACGCGTCTTGTTGGATGATTTTGGAATTTTCGTGATTGGGAATGTCGGCGAGTTCGCCGGCAAATCGTTCAGGGCAGGTCTGATGAGTGCCGCGCAAATGCAACCGGTGAACGTTTACGGTGCGCTGGCCGCGTTTCGTGAAACCGCTGCATCCGCTCGTTGCTGGAAATAG
- a CDS encoding CaiB/BaiF CoA transferase family protein: MPLNSLPLSGILVLDLSRVLAGPLSAMSLGDLGADVIKVEHPVRGDDTRDWGVKIAPGETSYFNSFNRNKKSFPLDLSTDAGREAVKSLCDRADVVIENFKTGDMERFGLGYEVLSKRNPKLIYCAVSGYDRNGPEAARPGYDLVVQGEAGLMSINGEPDSKPLKFGIAAVDVLTGMYAAQGILAALVERGRTGKGRRIDLALYDCGVMLSSYYGLEAVLRDEDPVKFGNAHPSIVPYGVFEAADGPLVITVGNTGQFEKLCEVLQIPSVGKDPRYATNMLRQQHRTELLDILRQSLKAMPRVAILEELKKVGIPCGEVLGLHSALTSERCRTAGLIEEKEHPTAGSVPVFRPPWRFDGERLPVTRPPSLGEHAEEIAARYLHANGSAAGGKND, encoded by the coding sequence ATTCCATTGAACAGTTTGCCATTGTCCGGGATCCTGGTCCTTGACCTGTCGCGCGTCCTAGCTGGGCCGCTGAGTGCCATGTCGTTGGGAGACCTTGGAGCGGACGTCATCAAGGTGGAACATCCGGTACGCGGCGACGATACGCGTGACTGGGGCGTTAAGATCGCCCCCGGGGAGACGTCATACTTTAACAGTTTCAATCGCAACAAGAAATCGTTCCCGCTCGACCTCTCGACGGACGCAGGCCGAGAAGCAGTGAAATCGCTTTGCGATCGTGCCGATGTCGTGATCGAAAATTTTAAGACAGGTGATATGGAGAGGTTCGGGCTCGGATACGAGGTGCTATCCAAGCGCAATCCGAAGCTTATCTATTGCGCGGTATCTGGCTACGATCGGAACGGTCCGGAGGCCGCTCGACCTGGCTACGACCTTGTCGTGCAAGGTGAGGCCGGACTTATGTCAATCAATGGCGAGCCTGACAGTAAACCGCTTAAGTTTGGAATTGCCGCAGTCGATGTTTTGACGGGAATGTATGCCGCTCAAGGAATTTTAGCGGCACTTGTCGAGCGCGGCAGGACAGGAAAGGGCCGTCGGATAGACCTCGCCCTATACGATTGCGGCGTAATGTTGAGTTCATATTACGGCCTGGAAGCAGTTTTGCGCGATGAGGACCCGGTCAAGTTTGGCAATGCGCATCCATCAATCGTACCGTACGGCGTGTTTGAAGCGGCCGACGGTCCCCTGGTCATTACGGTCGGAAACACGGGACAATTCGAGAAGCTCTGCGAAGTCCTTCAAATCCCAAGTGTTGGCAAGGACCCGCGATATGCAACCAATATGCTCAGACAGCAGCATAGAACGGAATTGTTAGATATCTTGCGCCAGAGCCTCAAGGCAATGCCGCGAGTGGCGATACTCGAAGAACTGAAGAAAGTTGGCATTCCGTGCGGCGAGGTTCTCGGTTTGCACAGCGCTCTAACGTCGGAGCGTTGCCGTACGGCGGGCTTGATCGAAGAGAAAGAACACCCAACAGCAGGATCTGTTCCGGTATTCCGACCGCCTTGGCGGTTCGACGGAGAACGTCTTCCCGTAACGCGGCCACCGAGCCTCGGTGAGCATGCTGAGGAGATCGCAGCACGATACCTACACGCTAATGGCTCAGCAGCCGGAGGTAAGAATGACTAA
- a CDS encoding electron transfer flavoprotein subunit beta/FixA family protein, with translation MKLLVPIKRVADYNVKIRVKPDGSGVELANVKMSMNPFDEISVEEALRLKEAGKAEEVVVVSIGPVKAEETLRTALAMGADRAILVETDDLVEPLAVAKILKGAVDAEQPGLIIVGKQAIDDDSNQTGQMLAALLGSAQATFASKIELADGSAKVTREVDGGLQTIEVKLPAVVTTDLRLNEPRYASLPNIMKAKKKPLDKKTPSDFGVDTAPRLKVLKTEEPGGRKAGIKVKTVEELVGALKTAGVL, from the coding sequence ATGAAACTTCTCGTCCCGATCAAGCGCGTGGCGGATTACAACGTCAAGATCCGGGTAAAGCCGGATGGTTCGGGCGTCGAACTCGCCAACGTCAAGATGTCGATGAACCCGTTCGACGAAATCTCCGTCGAGGAGGCTTTGCGGCTGAAGGAAGCCGGCAAGGCGGAAGAAGTGGTGGTCGTATCGATCGGCCCGGTCAAGGCCGAAGAGACCCTGCGTACCGCACTCGCTATGGGCGCCGACCGGGCGATCCTGGTCGAAACCGACGATCTCGTCGAACCGCTCGCCGTCGCCAAGATCCTCAAGGGCGCCGTTGATGCCGAACAGCCCGGCCTGATCATCGTCGGTAAACAGGCGATCGATGACGATTCGAACCAGACCGGCCAGATGCTGGCGGCCCTGCTCGGCTCCGCCCAGGCGACCTTCGCCTCGAAGATCGAGCTCGCAGACGGTTCCGCCAAGGTCACCCGCGAAGTCGATGGCGGCCTGCAGACGATCGAAGTCAAGCTTCCGGCCGTCGTCACCACCGACCTGCGTTTGAACGAGCCACGCTATGCTTCGCTGCCCAACATCATGAAGGCCAAGAAGAAGCCGCTCGACAAGAAGACGCCTTCAGATTTCGGCGTCGACACCGCGCCGCGCCTGAAGGTCCTGAAGACCGAGGAGCCTGGCGGCCGCAAGGCGGGCATCAAGGTAAAGACGGTCGAGGAACTGGTTGGCGCCTTGAAGACCGCCGGCGTTCTGTAA
- a CDS encoding branched-chain amino acid aminotransferase — MIATEFVSTPHPAPLAERERIEILKEPGFGRHFTDHMFVMRWQAGRGWHDAEIKQRQAFSIDPANAILHYGQEIFEGLKAYKTTDSRIFLFRPEQNAQRFAESATRMAMPALPTELFVRAIEALVTADRNWVPSGDGSLYIRPFMFADDVFLGVRPARAYTFCIIASPAGPYFKGGSKAVKVWVEDTYTRAGYGGTGAAKCGGNYAASLAAQAKAIEHDCDQVIFLDAAERRWIEELGGMNVFFVTNDGGLITPPVDGTILRGITRDSILTLARQAGRRIEERKIAFDEFRDGVRDNRIVECFACGTAAAVAGIGRICRGEGDFVIGSGSTGPVTEELRNQLVAIQRGHAPDENGWRHEVSGG, encoded by the coding sequence ATGATCGCGACAGAGTTCGTCTCGACACCCCATCCGGCTCCTCTGGCCGAAAGGGAGCGGATTGAAATCTTGAAGGAACCTGGCTTTGGTCGGCATTTCACCGACCATATGTTTGTCATGCGCTGGCAGGCGGGGCGTGGTTGGCACGATGCCGAGATCAAACAGCGTCAAGCATTCTCGATCGATCCGGCTAATGCCATATTGCACTACGGTCAGGAGATATTTGAGGGTCTGAAAGCCTATAAAACGACCGATAGCCGAATTTTTCTGTTTCGCCCCGAGCAGAACGCTCAGCGATTTGCCGAGTCCGCGACGAGAATGGCAATGCCGGCACTGCCGACAGAGCTGTTCGTTCGGGCAATCGAGGCTCTCGTCACTGCTGACCGAAACTGGGTACCCTCAGGCGACGGAAGCTTGTACATCCGGCCGTTCATGTTCGCCGACGACGTGTTCCTGGGTGTCAGACCCGCCCGAGCGTATACCTTTTGCATTATCGCATCTCCAGCCGGCCCGTACTTTAAAGGTGGGAGCAAGGCAGTGAAGGTTTGGGTCGAGGACACTTACACCCGCGCAGGATATGGCGGTACGGGTGCTGCGAAATGCGGTGGAAACTATGCGGCCAGTCTCGCCGCGCAGGCCAAGGCGATCGAACATGATTGCGATCAGGTGATATTTCTCGACGCCGCAGAACGGCGATGGATTGAAGAACTGGGCGGCATGAATGTCTTCTTCGTGACCAACGATGGTGGCCTGATCACTCCCCCCGTCGATGGGACCATATTGCGAGGTATAACACGCGACTCTATTCTAACGCTTGCACGTCAGGCCGGCCGTCGAATTGAGGAACGAAAGATCGCTTTCGACGAGTTTCGCGATGGGGTTCGTGATAACCGCATCGTCGAGTGTTTCGCTTGCGGCACCGCAGCTGCGGTTGCTGGTATCGGCAGAATATGCCGCGGCGAGGGAGATTTTGTCATCGGGAGCGGCTCCACCGGCCCGGTTACCGAAGAGCTGCGAAATCAGCTTGTCGCAATCCAACGCGGTCACGCCCCAGACGAAAATGGATGGCGGCACGAAGTGAGCGGCGGCTGA
- a CDS encoding acyl-CoA dehydrogenase, with protein MSTFTWTDAFLLDEQLSEDERMIRDAAASFAKAELAPRVNEAYLDETTDKDLFKLMGQTGLLGVTLPEEYGAANASYVAYGLVAREIERIDSGYRSMMSVQSSLVIYPIFAYGSDEQKKKYLPGLVSGELIGCFGLTEPDAGSDPGGMKTRAEKIEGGYRLRGSKMWISNAPIADVFVVWAKSEAHNNEIRGFVLEKGMKGLSAPKIGGKLSLRTSITGEIVMDSVEVGEDAILPNVSGLKGPFGCLNRARYGISWGVMGAAEDCWFRARQYGLDRKQFGKPLAGMQLYQKKLADMQTEITLGLQASLRVGQLMDQHKMAPEMISIVKRNNCGKALDIARQARDMHGGNGIQIEYHVMRHSQNLETVNTYEGTHDVHALILGRAQTGIQAFF; from the coding sequence ATGAGCACTTTCACGTGGACCGACGCCTTCCTGCTGGACGAACAACTCTCCGAAGACGAACGGATGATCCGCGATGCGGCGGCCAGCTTCGCCAAGGCTGAACTCGCACCGCGCGTCAATGAAGCCTATCTCGACGAGACGACCGACAAGGACCTCTTCAAGCTGATGGGCCAGACCGGCCTGCTCGGCGTGACCCTGCCGGAGGAATACGGCGCCGCCAATGCCTCCTACGTCGCCTACGGCCTCGTCGCTCGCGAGATCGAACGTATCGACAGCGGCTACCGCTCGATGATGAGCGTGCAGTCGTCGCTGGTGATCTATCCAATCTTCGCCTACGGTTCCGACGAACAGAAGAAGAAGTATCTGCCCGGCCTTGTCTCCGGCGAGCTGATCGGCTGTTTCGGCCTGACCGAGCCGGATGCCGGTTCCGATCCAGGCGGCATGAAGACCCGCGCCGAAAAGATCGAAGGCGGTTATCGGCTGCGCGGTTCGAAGATGTGGATTTCCAACGCCCCGATCGCAGACGTCTTCGTCGTCTGGGCAAAATCGGAAGCCCATAACAACGAAATCCGCGGTTTCGTGCTCGAAAAAGGCATGAAGGGCCTTTCGGCGCCGAAGATCGGCGGCAAGCTGTCGCTGCGCACCTCGATCACCGGCGAAATCGTCATGGACAGCGTGGAAGTCGGCGAGGACGCGATCCTGCCGAACGTGTCCGGGCTCAAGGGTCCCTTCGGCTGCCTCAACCGCGCCCGCTACGGCATTTCCTGGGGCGTCATGGGCGCCGCCGAAGACTGCTGGTTCCGCGCCCGCCAGTATGGCCTCGACCGAAAGCAGTTTGGCAAGCCGCTCGCCGGCATGCAGCTTTACCAAAAGAAGCTCGCCGATATGCAGACCGAAATCACGCTTGGCCTGCAGGCATCGCTCCGCGTCGGCCAGCTGATGGACCAGCACAAGATGGCCCCAGAAATGATCTCCATCGTCAAACGCAACAATTGCGGCAAGGCGCTGGATATCGCCCGCCAGGCCCGCGACATGCACGGCGGTAACGGCATCCAGATCGAGTACCACGTCATGCGCCATTCGCAGAACCTGGAGACGGTCAACACCTACGAAGGCACGCACGACGTCCACGCGCTGATCCTTGGCCGAGCTCAGACGGGCATCCAAGCGTTCTTCTAA